In one window of Janthinobacterium sp. 1_2014MBL_MicDiv DNA:
- the cyoC gene encoding cytochrome o ubiquinol oxidase subunit III gives MSDTIAHNTGAAGAAPSTRSYFVREHHPENGSLLGFWLYLMSDCLIFACLFATYAVVGRSYADGPTGAALFDLPLVAVNTAMLLLSSITYGFAMLAMQRKNLRSTLVWLGITGLFGLAFLSLEMYEFMHLIHEGAGPQRSAFLSSFFALVGTHGLHVTFGVIWLVTLMFQLNKHGLTPENGRRMMCLSLFWHFLDVIWIGVFTFVYLMGVLP, from the coding sequence ATGTCTGATACCATCGCCCATAACACCGGCGCCGCTGGCGCCGCACCAAGCACGCGCAGCTACTTTGTGCGCGAGCACCACCCGGAAAACGGCAGCCTGCTGGGTTTCTGGCTTTACCTGATGAGCGATTGCCTGATCTTCGCCTGTCTGTTCGCCACGTACGCCGTGGTCGGCCGCAGCTACGCGGACGGCCCGACGGGCGCCGCGCTGTTCGACCTGCCGCTGGTGGCCGTCAACACGGCCATGCTGCTGCTGTCGTCGATCACCTACGGCTTCGCCATGCTGGCCATGCAGCGCAAGAATTTGCGCAGCACCCTGGTCTGGCTGGGCATCACGGGCCTGTTCGGCCTGGCCTTCCTGTCGCTGGAAATGTATGAATTCATGCATCTGATCCACGAAGGCGCCGGTCCGCAGCGCAGCGCGTTCCTGTCCTCGTTCTTCGCCCTGGTCGGTACCCACGGCTTGCACGTGACGTTCGGCGTGATCTGGCTCGTGACCTTGATGTTCCAGTTGAACAAGCATGGCCTGACGCCGGAAAACGGCCGTCGCATGATGTGCCTGTCGCTGTTCTGGCACTTCCTGGACGTCATCTGGATCGGCGTCTTCACCTTTGTCTACCTGATGGGAGTGCTGCCATGA
- the cyoD gene encoding cytochrome o ubiquinol oxidase subunit IV → MSDHHTHGDSHHHDHHDHGSLKSYAIGFILSVILTAIPFWLVMTKAITNSGTMGLVLLAFAAVQVVVHMVYFLHMNTKSEGGWNMMALIFTIMIVGIAMAGSLWVMYHMNHNMMPDLMPEYMHTKTAP, encoded by the coding sequence ATGAGCGACCACCACACACACGGCGATAGCCACCACCATGACCATCACGATCATGGCAGCCTGAAAAGCTATGCCATCGGCTTCATCCTGTCGGTGATCCTGACGGCCATTCCTTTCTGGCTGGTGATGACGAAAGCCATCACCAACTCGGGCACCATGGGCCTGGTCCTGCTGGCGTTCGCGGCTGTTCAAGTCGTGGTACACATGGTGTACTTCCTGCACATGAACACCAAGTCCGAAGGCGGCTGGAACATGATGGCGCTGATCTTCACCATCATGATCGTGGGTATTGCCATGGCCGGTTCGCTGTGGGTCATGTACCACATGAACCACAACATGATGCCGGATCTGATGCCTGAGTACATGCATACGAAAACGGCTCCATGA
- the cyoA gene encoding ubiquinol oxidase subunit II: MFSLKVRRGLLLLPLALLAGCNTVVLNPSGDIAVQQGNLIVISTLLMLLIIVPVIALTLLFAWRYRKNNTAAKYEPDWDHSTRLELIIWGAPLLIIIVLGLLTWISTHTLDPYRPLSRIDANRPIPASHKPMIVEVVALDWKWLFIYPEQGIASVNELYAPVDRPIRFKITASSVMNSFFIPALAGQIYAMPGMETQLNAVINKPGVYKGFSANYSGAGFSGMRFKFHGVNDADFDKWVESARAGGGALNRDDYLTLAQPSERDPVRRYSAVPSDLYKAILNRTIVSDALCVTPVEPYKLAVANSPVAAVTAVVASDAVVEKGVQAK; the protein is encoded by the coding sequence ATGTTTTCATTAAAAGTTCGTCGCGGACTGCTTCTTTTACCTCTCGCATTGTTGGCTGGTTGCAATACGGTGGTACTGAATCCGTCCGGAGACATCGCAGTTCAGCAAGGCAATCTGATTGTCATCTCGACATTGCTGATGCTGTTGATTATCGTTCCGGTAATCGCCCTGACCCTGCTTTTCGCATGGCGCTATAGAAAAAACAACACCGCGGCCAAATACGAGCCGGACTGGGACCACTCGACTCGCCTCGAGCTGATCATCTGGGGCGCGCCCCTGCTGATCATCATCGTGCTGGGCCTGCTGACCTGGATCAGCACCCACACCCTCGATCCTTATCGTCCGCTGAGCCGTATCGACGCCAACCGTCCGATTCCTGCCAGCCACAAGCCGATGATCGTCGAAGTCGTGGCGCTGGACTGGAAATGGCTGTTCATCTACCCTGAGCAAGGCATCGCTTCGGTCAATGAACTGTATGCGCCAGTCGACCGTCCGATCCGCTTCAAGATCACCGCCTCGTCCGTCATGAACTCGTTCTTCATCCCCGCACTGGCAGGTCAGATCTACGCCATGCCGGGCATGGAAACCCAGTTGAATGCCGTCATCAACAAGCCAGGCGTGTATAAAGGCTTTTCCGCCAACTACAGCGGTGCCGGTTTCTCGGGCATGCGCTTCAAGTTCCATGGCGTGAACGATGCGGACTTCGACAAATGGGTGGAATCGGCACGTGCCGGTGGCGGCGCGCTGAACCGCGACGACTACCTGACGCTGGCCCAGCCGAGCGAGCGCGATCCCGTGCGCCGCTACAGCGCGGTACCTAGCGATCTGTACAAGGCAATTTTGAACCGCACCATCGTTTCCGACGCCCTGTGCGTGACGCCGGTCGAGCCATACAAACTGGCGGTGGCAAATAGCCCGGTAGCGGCCGTAACGGCAGTAGTCGCTAGCGATGCAGTGGTTGAAAAGGGCGTTCAAGCCAAGTAA
- a CDS encoding response regulator, which yields MNTKTPIDSFSFRRILARNVTLPLVIGVVTALVFVGLIAYLLSALRSVEHSERVIGNANEVMKLSVDLETGMRGYLLTGDETFLSPYKSGKAKIAVEMNTLLELVSDSPVQVDRLRRIRALQNQWMEYAESVIGQRRSNQEFLARVRQGEGKLEFDEIRREFLSFLSMEQRLRQERGDTAESRTVLAVVVFLVLSLGLSGLLAYLGRRELLRLSDIYNEALEQRGKDNDVLQEQAWLRTGQTELAAHTSGQLALPQLGRQVLDFLANRLDVAVATMYVIDDDGSLRRTAVYGFNEQGVKDKQVFKLGEGLVGETAREKRLKHIKQVPHDYLTVTSGLGHGAPLELVLTPVNNEGAVNGVIELGFTHPVSQRAKELLNLIAANVGTSLEAALYRQRLQNVLEETQQLNEELEVQQEELRTANEELGEQSRVLEQSQAHLEEQKAALEQSNEQLAVQALALDQKNMAIVQAHAQLEARAEELQRASRYKSEFLANMSHELRTPLNSSLILSKLLSDNSGGNLTPEQVTFAQTIYSAGNDLLTLINDILDISKVEAGKLELMPDTVPFDELLSSMRMLFGPQAQQKKLAFNVSVAPDAPASFVSDRQRLEQILKNLLSNAIKFTDAGTVALQVSTDDGGNVRFQVQDSGIGIADDQQQKIFDAFHQADGTTSRRYGGTGLGLSISRDLAALLGGTIELASTPGQGSTFTLVLPPAMPQRAAAPDALAPATVTVQPAAARPATVAAAPKAAPAAKPVPLATFQDDRDSVPAGKSGQRSVLVIEDEPSFAGILFDLAHEMQYRCLVAHGADEGLRLAEQFLPDAILLDMGLPDRPGLLVLQQLKENPLTRHIPVHIVSGNDQVQEAMQLGAIGYATKPRTREQLKDVFRKLESKFTQKMKRILLVEDDERQRESVVHLISDDDVEITAVALGEQALELLKTQIFDCMIIDLKLPDIQGNELLERMEHEELCSFPPVIVYTGRNLSREEEADLMKYSRSIIIKGARSPERLLDEVTLFLHKVESELSSERQGMLQQVRSRERVFEGRKILLVDDDVRNIFALTNALEQKGVVVEIGRNGFEAISKLNSVDDIDLVLMDVMMPGMDGLEATRLIRADGRYNKLPIIAITAKAMKNDQEECLQAGASDYLAKPIDLDRLYSLLRVWMPKMERM from the coding sequence ATGAATACCAAGACCCCGATCGACTCCTTCAGCTTTCGCCGCATCCTTGCCCGCAACGTCACCCTGCCCCTGGTCATCGGCGTCGTCACGGCCCTCGTATTCGTCGGCCTGATCGCCTACCTGCTGTCGGCGCTGCGCTCGGTCGAACATTCCGAAAGGGTCATCGGCAATGCGAATGAAGTCATGAAGCTGTCCGTCGACCTGGAAACGGGCATGCGCGGCTATTTGCTGACGGGCGACGAGACCTTCCTGTCGCCGTATAAATCGGGCAAGGCAAAGATCGCCGTCGAGATGAATACCCTGCTCGAGCTGGTCTCCGACAGTCCCGTCCAGGTGGACCGCCTGCGCCGCATCCGCGCGCTGCAAAACCAGTGGATGGAATACGCGGAAAGTGTCATCGGGCAGCGCCGCAGCAACCAGGAATTTCTCGCGCGCGTGCGCCAGGGCGAAGGCAAGCTGGAATTTGACGAGATCCGCCGCGAATTCCTGTCCTTCCTGTCCATGGAGCAGCGCTTGCGCCAGGAGCGCGGCGATACGGCCGAAAGCCGCACGGTGCTGGCCGTGGTGGTGTTCCTGGTCCTGAGCCTGGGACTGTCCGGTCTGCTGGCCTACCTGGGCCGGCGCGAACTGCTGCGCCTGTCCGACATCTACAATGAGGCGCTGGAACAGCGCGGCAAGGATAACGACGTGCTGCAGGAACAGGCCTGGCTGCGCACGGGGCAGACGGAGTTGGCCGCGCATACGAGCGGCCAGCTGGCCTTGCCGCAACTGGGACGGCAAGTGCTCGATTTCCTCGCCAACCGCCTGGACGTGGCCGTCGCCACCATGTATGTAATCGATGACGACGGCAGCCTGCGCCGCACGGCCGTCTACGGTTTCAACGAACAGGGCGTGAAGGACAAGCAGGTATTCAAGCTGGGCGAAGGCCTGGTGGGCGAAACGGCGCGCGAGAAACGGCTCAAGCACATCAAGCAGGTGCCGCACGATTACCTGACCGTGACGTCCGGCCTGGGCCATGGCGCGCCGCTGGAACTGGTATTGACCCCCGTCAACAACGAGGGCGCCGTCAACGGCGTGATCGAGCTGGGCTTCACGCATCCCGTCAGCCAGCGCGCGAAAGAATTGCTGAACCTGATCGCCGCCAATGTCGGCACCTCGCTGGAAGCGGCGCTGTACCGCCAGCGCCTGCAAAACGTGCTGGAAGAAACGCAGCAGCTGAATGAAGAGCTGGAAGTGCAGCAGGAAGAGCTGCGCACGGCCAACGAGGAACTGGGCGAGCAGTCGCGCGTGCTGGAGCAGTCGCAGGCCCACCTGGAAGAGCAGAAGGCGGCGCTCGAGCAGTCGAACGAGCAGCTGGCCGTGCAGGCGCTGGCGCTGGACCAGAAGAACATGGCGATAGTCCAGGCGCATGCCCAGCTCGAGGCGCGCGCCGAAGAGCTGCAGCGGGCCAGCCGCTACAAGTCCGAATTCCTGGCGAACATGTCGCACGAACTGCGCACCCCCTTGAACAGCTCGCTGATCCTGTCCAAGCTGCTGTCCGACAATAGCGGCGGCAATCTGACGCCCGAGCAAGTGACGTTTGCGCAAACCATTTATTCGGCCGGCAACGACTTATTGACGCTCATCAACGATATCCTCGACATTTCCAAGGTCGAGGCGGGCAAGCTGGAACTGATGCCGGACACCGTGCCCTTCGATGAACTGCTGAGCAGCATGCGCATGCTGTTCGGTCCGCAGGCGCAGCAAAAGAAACTCGCCTTCAACGTCAGCGTGGCGCCGGATGCGCCCGCGTCGTTTGTCAGCGACCGCCAGCGCCTCGAGCAAATCCTGAAAAACCTGCTGTCGAACGCCATCAAATTCACGGATGCGGGCACGGTGGCCCTGCAGGTGAGCACCGATGACGGCGGCAACGTGCGCTTCCAGGTGCAGGATTCGGGCATCGGCATCGCCGACGACCAGCAGCAAAAGATCTTCGACGCCTTCCACCAGGCCGACGGCACCACCAGCCGCCGCTATGGCGGCACGGGCCTGGGCCTGTCGATCTCGCGCGACCTGGCAGCCTTGCTTGGCGGCACCATCGAACTGGCCAGCACGCCTGGCCAGGGCAGCACATTTACCCTGGTCTTGCCGCCGGCCATGCCGCAGCGCGCGGCGGCGCCGGACGCCCTCGCGCCCGCTACCGTCACCGTCCAGCCTGCCGCGGCGCGGCCAGCCACCGTAGCCGCCGCGCCGAAAGCGGCGCCCGCCGCCAAGCCCGTGCCTTTGGCCACCTTCCAGGATGACCGCGACAGCGTACCGGCCGGCAAGAGCGGCCAGCGCTCCGTGCTGGTGATCGAGGACGAGCCCTCGTTTGCCGGCATCCTGTTCGACCTGGCCCACGAAATGCAGTACCGCTGCCTGGTGGCGCATGGCGCCGACGAAGGCTTGCGCCTGGCCGAGCAGTTCCTGCCCGACGCCATCCTGCTCGACATGGGCTTGCCGGACCGTCCCGGCTTGCTGGTCTTGCAGCAGCTGAAGGAAAACCCGCTGACGCGCCACATTCCCGTGCACATCGTGTCCGGCAACGACCAGGTGCAGGAAGCCATGCAGCTGGGCGCCATCGGCTACGCCACCAAGCCGCGCACGCGCGAACAGCTGAAGGACGTGTTCCGCAAGCTCGAATCGAAGTTCACGCAAAAGATGAAGCGCATCCTGCTGGTCGAGGACGATGAACGCCAGCGCGAAAGCGTGGTGCACCTGATCAGCGACGACGACGTGGAAATCACGGCCGTGGCCCTGGGCGAACAGGCACTGGAATTGCTGAAGACGCAGATTTTCGATTGCATGATCATCGACTTGAAGCTGCCCGACATCCAGGGCAACGAATTGCTCGAACGCATGGAACACGAGGAACTGTGCTCGTTCCCGCCCGTCATCGTCTACACGGGCCGCAACCTGAGCCGCGAGGAAGAGGCGGACCTGATGAAATACTCGCGCTCGATCATCATCAAGGGCGCCCGCTCGCCCGAGCGCCTGCTCGACGAAGTGACCCTGTTCCTGCACAAGGTGGAGTCCGAACTGTCGAGCGAACGCCAGGGCATGCTGCAGCAGGTGCGCAGCCGCGAACGCGTATTCGAAGGCCGCAAGATTTTGCTGGTCGACGACGACGTGCGCAATATCTTTGCCCTGACCAATGCGCTGGAACAGAAAGGCGTGGTGGTGGAAATCGGCCGCAACGGCTTCGAAGCCATCAGCAAGCTCAATAGCGTGGACGATATCGACCTGGTGTTGATGGATGTCATGATGCCGGGCATGGATGGCCTGGAAGCGACGCGCTTGATACGCGCCGACGGCCGCTACAACAAGCTGCCCATCATCGCCATCACGGCCAAGGCCATGAAGAACGACCAGGAAGAGTGCCTGCAGGCGGGCGCCTCCGACTACCTGGCCAAGCCGATCGACCTCGACCGCCTGTACTCGCTGCTGCGCGTGTGGATGCCGAAGATGGAACGCATGTGA
- a CDS encoding SURF1 family protein — protein MMSQTRPSSTGRAPGAASQDAAPGPRGMAVHYSKIALALLAGIVFAGFCALGTWQVKRLFWKLDLIERVEQRVHAPATDAPGPAAWAKVTQQTDEYRHVRLSGTYLPIFNTLVQATTALGSGYWLVTPLRLADGSTVLVNRGFVPRREGIGASTPAGIVHVDGLLRISETGGGFLRENSPATQHWYSRDVAAIGASHMLSNVAPYFVDAKAKSETAADAPVGGLTVISFHNNHLVYALTWFALALMVAGITWWIVREDRRRRARRAGGNSSQESDHAGQD, from the coding sequence ATGATGAGTCAAACGCGCCCAAGCAGCACCGGGCGCGCCCCGGGCGCCGCATCGCAAGATGCCGCGCCAGGCCCACGCGGCATGGCTGTGCATTATTCAAAAATTGCACTGGCCTTGCTGGCGGGGATCGTTTTTGCCGGTTTCTGTGCCCTGGGCACCTGGCAAGTCAAGCGCCTGTTCTGGAAGCTTGACCTGATCGAGCGCGTCGAACAACGCGTACATGCGCCCGCAACGGACGCACCTGGACCCGCAGCCTGGGCCAAGGTCACGCAGCAAACGGATGAATACCGCCATGTGCGACTCTCCGGTACTTATCTTCCCATTTTCAATACCCTGGTGCAGGCAACGACGGCACTGGGCAGCGGCTATTGGCTGGTGACGCCCTTGCGCCTGGCCGATGGCAGCACCGTGCTGGTCAACCGCGGCTTCGTGCCCAGGCGCGAAGGCATCGGCGCCAGCACGCCGGCCGGCATCGTCCACGTCGATGGCTTGCTGCGCATCAGCGAGACGGGCGGCGGTTTCTTGCGCGAAAACAGTCCTGCCACACAGCACTGGTATTCGCGCGACGTGGCCGCCATCGGCGCCTCGCACATGCTGAGCAACGTGGCGCCATACTTCGTCGATGCGAAGGCAAAGTCGGAAACGGCTGCGGACGCGCCCGTCGGCGGCCTGACCGTGATTTCCTTCCACAACAACCACCTCGTGTACGCCTTGACGTGGTTCGCGCTGGCCTTGATGGTGGCGGGCATCACGTGGTGGATCGTGCGCGAAGACAGGCGCCGCCGCGCGCGCCGTGCCGGTGGTAACAGCAGTCAAGAAAGCGACCATGCCGGGCAGGATTGA
- a CDS encoding Hsp20/alpha crystallin family protein produces MANHLIHRDPLNPLARFDPFSDMEELMRDFFTPALRLREGGAPRIRVDISETEQAYLVQADIPGVSKDDIKVSIDGNRVSIAAELKNERELRDGGGRVVRSEREYGQQYRSFVLPHEVEEAGAQARYENGVLLLDLPKKAGTGGRQLAIQ; encoded by the coding sequence ATGGCCAATCATCTGATCCACCGCGATCCGCTCAACCCGCTGGCGCGCTTCGACCCCTTCAGCGACATGGAAGAGCTGATGCGCGATTTCTTCACGCCGGCCCTGCGCCTGCGCGAAGGCGGCGCGCCGCGCATCCGTGTCGATATTTCCGAAACCGAACAAGCTTACCTGGTGCAGGCCGACATACCGGGTGTCAGCAAGGATGACATCAAGGTGTCGATCGACGGCAACCGGGTATCCATCGCCGCGGAACTGAAGAATGAACGCGAACTGCGCGATGGCGGCGGCAGGGTCGTGCGCAGCGAGCGCGAATATGGCCAGCAATACCGCAGCTTCGTGTTGCCGCATGAAGTGGAGGAAGCTGGCGCCCAGGCCCGCTATGAAAATGGCGTGTTGTTGCTGGACTTGCCGAAAAAGGCGGGCACGGGCGGCAGGCAGCTGGCGATACAGTAG
- a CDS encoding MFS transporter, with product MSSTRIHSGDVPADFSPHSLRDARGAGTVESHIDPGEIAVGVIIGRASEYFDFFVYAIASVLVFPRVFFPFEERLEGTLYAFLIFSFAFIARPFGTVIFMEIQRRMGRSAKLTFALFLLGVSTAGIAFLPTYSHLGFAAIIWLSVLRIGQGVALGGSWDGLPSLLALNAPENKRGWYAMLGQLGAPVGFLIAAGLFWFMLTTLTDEDFLDWGWRYPFYVAFAINVVALFARLRLVSTNEYARLLDERELQPVSVFEMSRGQGRNVLIGALAALASYALFHLVTVFPLSWISVYQTRSAPDFLQIQMLGAVLAAVGVVISGLLADKVGRRTTLGVLAVLIAIFSAFVPTLMGGGNTGQDVFILVGFSLLGLSYGQAAGAVTANFPARFRYTGAALTSDLAWLVGAGFAPLVALGLSANFGLAYVSFYLLSGAVASLAALSLNRALEIRD from the coding sequence ATGTCCAGCACGCGCATACACAGCGGGGATGTACCCGCTGACTTTTCCCCCCATTCCCTGCGCGACGCACGCGGGGCCGGCACGGTCGAATCGCATATCGACCCCGGTGAGATCGCCGTCGGCGTGATCATCGGCCGCGCTTCCGAGTATTTTGACTTCTTTGTCTACGCCATCGCCTCGGTGCTGGTGTTTCCGCGCGTCTTCTTCCCCTTCGAAGAGCGCCTGGAAGGCACCTTGTATGCGTTCCTGATCTTCTCGTTCGCCTTCATCGCCCGTCCGTTCGGCACCGTGATCTTCATGGAAATCCAGCGCCGCATGGGGCGCAGCGCCAAGCTGACGTTCGCCCTCTTCCTCTTGGGCGTATCGACGGCCGGCATCGCTTTCCTGCCCACCTATTCGCACCTGGGCTTTGCCGCCATCATCTGGCTGTCCGTGCTGCGCATCGGCCAGGGCGTGGCGCTGGGCGGCTCGTGGGATGGCCTGCCGTCGCTGCTGGCCCTGAACGCGCCTGAAAACAAGCGCGGCTGGTACGCCATGCTGGGCCAGCTGGGCGCCCCCGTCGGCTTCCTGATCGCCGCCGGCCTGTTCTGGTTCATGCTGACCACACTGACGGATGAAGATTTCCTCGACTGGGGCTGGCGCTATCCCTTCTATGTGGCCTTCGCCATCAACGTGGTGGCCCTGTTTGCCCGGTTGCGCCTGGTATCGACGAATGAATATGCGCGCCTGCTCGACGAGCGCGAACTGCAGCCCGTGAGCGTGTTTGAAATGAGCCGCGGCCAGGGCCGCAACGTGCTGATCGGCGCCCTCGCCGCGCTGGCCAGCTACGCCCTGTTCCACCTCGTTACCGTGTTCCCGCTGTCGTGGATTTCCGTCTACCAGACCCGTTCTGCGCCGGATTTCCTGCAAATCCAGATGCTGGGCGCCGTGCTGGCCGCCGTCGGCGTGGTGATTTCCGGCTTGCTGGCCGATAAAGTGGGCCGCCGCACCACCCTGGGTGTGCTGGCCGTGCTGATCGCCATCTTCAGCGCCTTCGTGCCGACCCTGATGGGGGGCGGCAATACGGGCCAGGACGTGTTCATCCTCGTCGGCTTCAGCCTGCTGGGCCTGTCCTACGGCCAGGCGGCCGGCGCCGTGACGGCGAACTTCCCTGCCCGCTTCCGCTACACGGGCGCGGCCCTGACGTCCGACCTGGCCTGGCTGGTCGGTGCCGGCTTCGCACCGCTGGTGGCGCTGGGCCTGTCGGCCAACTTCGGCCTCGCCTATGTCAGCTTCTACCTGCTGTCGGGCGCCGTCGCCTCGCTGGCCGCGCTGAGCCTGAACCGGGCGCTGGAAATCCGCGACTGA
- the cyoB gene encoding cytochrome o ubiquinol oxidase subunit I produces MLDHIDLTKLIFGRLTWDAIPFHEPILLVTFAMVALGGIALVAALTYFRVWGTLWRDWITSIDHKKIGIMYMILGLVMLLRGFADALMMRTQQAVAFGDNAGFLPPHHYDQIFTAHGVIMIFFVAMPFVTGLMNYVVPLQIGARDVAFPFLNNFSFWMTTMGAALVMASLFVGEFARTGWLAYPPLSGIVGSPDVGVDYYIWSLQIAGVGTLLSGVNLIATIVKMRAPGMTWMKMPVFTWTALCTNILIVAAFPVLTAVLAMLSLDRVAGFNFFTTELGGNAMMYVNLIWIWGHPEVYILILPLFGVFSEVVATFSSKRLFGYASMVYATCVIMILSYLVWLHHFFTMGSGASVNSFFGITTMIISIPTGAKIFNWLFTMYRGRIRFELPMLWTIGFMVTFTIGGMTGVLLAVPPADFVLHNSLFLIAHFHNVIIGGVVFGVFAAINYWYPKAFGYKLDAFWGKCSFWFWFVGFYLAFMPLYVLGLMGVTRRVNHFEDPSLQIWTIIAWFGAVSIALGIASMLIQFYVSYRNRHALRDVTGDPWGGRTLEWSTSSPPPDYNFAFTPQVHELDAWTDMKKHGYQRPTSGFTKIHMPKNTWAGFVIAALSALVGFGLIWQMWLVASIGFVIMMVTIIVHTFNYKRDYYIPAEEVVRTEDAYTKLLSSHV; encoded by the coding sequence ATGCTAGACCATATTGATCTGACGAAGCTTATATTCGGCCGTCTGACTTGGGATGCAATTCCATTTCACGAACCTATCCTGCTGGTGACCTTTGCCATGGTTGCCCTGGGCGGTATCGCACTCGTTGCGGCACTGACGTATTTCCGCGTCTGGGGTACCCTGTGGCGCGACTGGATCACCAGTATCGACCATAAAAAAATCGGTATCATGTACATGATTCTGGGCCTCGTCATGCTGCTGCGCGGCTTTGCCGACGCGCTCATGATGCGTACCCAGCAGGCCGTCGCCTTTGGCGACAATGCCGGCTTCCTGCCACCGCATCACTACGACCAGATCTTCACCGCCCACGGCGTGATCATGATCTTCTTCGTCGCGATGCCTTTCGTGACGGGGCTGATGAACTACGTGGTGCCGCTGCAAATCGGCGCGCGCGACGTGGCTTTCCCTTTCCTCAACAACTTCAGCTTCTGGATGACCACCATGGGCGCCGCCCTGGTCATGGCCTCGCTGTTCGTCGGCGAATTCGCCCGCACGGGCTGGCTGGCGTATCCACCGCTGTCGGGCATCGTCGGCAGTCCGGACGTGGGGGTAGACTATTACATCTGGTCCCTGCAGATTGCCGGGGTCGGGACGCTATTGTCCGGTGTCAACCTGATCGCCACCATCGTCAAGATGCGCGCGCCCGGCATGACCTGGATGAAAATGCCCGTCTTCACCTGGACCGCACTGTGCACCAACATCCTGATCGTCGCCGCCTTCCCGGTGCTGACGGCCGTGTTGGCCATGCTGTCGCTGGACCGCGTTGCCGGCTTTAACTTCTTCACGACGGAACTGGGCGGCAACGCCATGATGTACGTCAACCTGATCTGGATCTGGGGTCACCCGGAAGTCTACATCCTGATCCTGCCGCTGTTCGGCGTGTTCTCGGAAGTGGTCGCCACGTTCAGCAGCAAGCGCCTGTTCGGCTACGCCTCGATGGTGTACGCCACCTGCGTCATCATGATCCTGTCCTACCTGGTCTGGCTGCATCACTTCTTCACCATGGGTTCAGGCGCCAGCGTCAACTCCTTCTTCGGCATCACGACGATGATCATTTCGATCCCGACGGGCGCGAAGATCTTCAACTGGCTGTTTACCATGTACCGCGGCCGTATCCGTTTCGAACTGCCCATGCTGTGGACGATCGGCTTCATGGTCACCTTCACCATCGGCGGCATGACCGGCGTGCTGCTGGCCGTACCACCAGCCGACTTCGTGCTGCATAACAGCCTGTTCCTGATTGCCCACTTCCATAACGTGATTATCGGCGGCGTGGTCTTCGGCGTCTTCGCTGCGATCAACTACTGGTACCCGAAAGCCTTCGGCTACAAGCTCGATGCGTTCTGGGGCAAGTGCTCGTTCTGGTTCTGGTTCGTCGGCTTCTACCTGGCCTTCATGCCGCTGTACGTGCTGGGCCTGATGGGCGTGACCCGTCGTGTCAACCACTTTGAAGATCCATCGCTGCAAATCTGGACCATCATCGCCTGGTTCGGCGCCGTCTCGATCGCCCTGGGCATCGCTTCCATGCTGATCCAGTTCTATGTCAGCTACCGCAACCGTCACGCCCTGCGCGACGTTACCGGCGACCCATGGGGCGGCCGTACGCTGGAATGGTCGACGTCGTCGCCACCGCCAGACTATAATTTCGCCTTCACGCCACAAGTGCACGAACTCGATGCATGGACCGACATGAAGAAACACGGTTACCAGCGTCCGACGTCCGGTTTCACGAAGATCCACATGCCGAAGAACACCTGGGCTGGTTTCGTGATCGCCGCGTTGAGCGCACTGGTTGGTTTTGGCCTGATCTGGCAAATGTGGCTCGTCGCCAGCATTGGCTTCGTGATCATGATGGTCACCATCATCGTCCATACCTTTAACTACAAGCGCGATTACTACATTCCTGCGGAAGAAGTGGTCCGTACCGAAGACGCTTATACTAAATTGCTGAGCAGCCATGTCTGA